One Brassica oleracea var. oleracea cultivar TO1000 chromosome C7, BOL, whole genome shotgun sequence genomic window carries:
- the LOC106306234 gene encoding probable protein phosphatase 2C 64 isoform X1, whose amino-acid sequence MLSALMNFLNACLWPTRSDHHHHHQDGGGGRQDGLLWFRDSGHHVFGDFSMAVVQANNLLEDQSQLESGSLSSSSAPPYGTFLGVYDGHGGPETSRFINHHLFLHLKRFAAEQECMSADVIKKAFQATEEGFLSLVSHQFQTTPQLATVGSCCLVCVISDGTLYVANAGDSRAVLGQFFKSTPAVGDVHATQLSAEHNASIESVRRELHALHPDHPDIVLLKHNVWRVKGIIQVSRSIGDVYLKRSEFNREPLYAKFRLRAPFSRPLLSAEPSITVHTLQPHDQFIICASDGLWEHMSNQEAVEIVHTHPRNGIAKRLVKMALKEAAKKREMRYSDLKKIDRGVRRHFHDDITVIVVFFDTSLVVSRARGPAVSVRGAGVNLPHNSLAPCTTAGAS is encoded by the exons ATGCTCTCTGCCTTGATGAACTTTCTCAATGCCTGTCTCTGGCCTACTCGCTCTGACCACCACCACCACCACCAAGATGGAGGTGGAGGCCGTCAAGATGGGCTATTGTGGTTCCGAGACTCGGGTCACCACGTCTTTGGTGACTTCTCCATGGCCGTCGTTCAAGCCAACAACTTGCTCGAGGACCAGAGCCAGCTCGAGTCTGGTTCTCTTTCCTCCTCCTCTGCTCCTCCTTACGGCACCTTTCTTGGCGTCTACGATGGTCACGGCGGCCCTGAGACTTCCCGCTTCATCAACCATCATCTCTTCCTCCATCTCAAGA GATTTGCTGCGGAGCAAGAGTGTATGTCGGCTGATGTGATAAAGAAAGCCTTCCAAGCTACTGAAGAAGGTTTCCTTTCCTTAGTTTCCCATCAATTCCAAACCACGCCTCAACTAGCCACCGTTGGCTCTTGCTGCCTTGTTTGCGTCATCTCCGATGGCACTCTCTACGTTGCCAATGCTGGCGACTCACGTGCCGTCCTCGGACAATTCTTCAAGTCAACTCCTGCTGTGGGGGATGTTCACGCCACTCAGCTCTCTGCTGAGCACAATGCCTCCATTGAGTCTGTGCGACGGGAACTCCACGCCCTGCATCCCGACCATCCTGATATCGTGCTTCTTAAACATAACGTTTGGAGAGTCAAAGGAATCATTCAG GTTTCAAGATCCATAGGGGATGTGTATCTGAAACGGTCCGAGTTCAACAGGGAGCCACTGTATGCAAAATTCAGACTGAGGGCACCCTTCAGCAGGCCGTTGCTGAGTGCAGAGCCGTCGATCACGGTGCATACACTGCAGCCCCATGACCAGTTTATAATATGTGCCTCCGATGGACTATGGGAACATATGAGCAACCAAGAAGCTGTAGAGATAGTCCATACTCATCCGCGTAAC GGGATAGCAAAGAGGCTGGTGAAAATGGCGCTTAAAGAAGCGGCGAAGAAGAGAGAGATGAGGTACTCAGACCTCAAAAAGATAGACAGGGGGGTACGAAGGCATTTCCACGATGACATAACAGTCATAGTTGTCTTCTTCGACACAAGCCTAGTTGTGAGCAGAGCGAGAGGGCCGGCGGTGTCAGTGAGAGGAGCGGGAGTGAACCTTCCTCACAACAGCTTGGCGCCTTGCACCACCGCTGGCGCCTCCTGA
- the LOC106306234 gene encoding probable protein phosphatase 2C 64 isoform X2 produces the protein MPVSGLLALTTTTTTKMEVEAVKMGYCGSETRVTTSLVTSPWPSFKPTTCSRTRASSSLVLFPPPLLLLTAPFLASTMVTAALRLPASSTIISSSISRVRFAAEQECMSADVIKKAFQATEEGFLSLVSHQFQTTPQLATVGSCCLVCVISDGTLYVANAGDSRAVLGQFFKSTPAVGDVHATQLSAEHNASIESVRRELHALHPDHPDIVLLKHNVWRVKGIIQVSRSIGDVYLKRSEFNREPLYAKFRLRAPFSRPLLSAEPSITVHTLQPHDQFIICASDGLWEHMSNQEAVEIVHTHPRNGIAKRLVKMALKEAAKKREMRYSDLKKIDRGVRRHFHDDITVIVVFFDTSLVVSRARGPAVSVRGAGVNLPHNSLAPCTTAGAS, from the exons ATGCCTGTCTCTGGCCTACTCGCTCTGACCACCACCACCACCACCAAGATGGAGGTGGAGGCCGTCAAGATGGGCTATTGTGGTTCCGAGACTCGGGTCACCACGTCTTTGGTGACTTCTCCATGGCCGTCGTTCAAGCCAACAACTTGCTCGAGGACCAGAGCCAGCTCGAGTCTGGTTCTCTTTCCTCCTCCTCTGCTCCTCCTTACGGCACCTTTCTTGGCGTCTACGATGGTCACGGCGGCCCTGAGACTTCCCGCTTCATCAACCATCATCTCTTCCTCCATCTCAAGAGTGA GATTTGCTGCGGAGCAAGAGTGTATGTCGGCTGATGTGATAAAGAAAGCCTTCCAAGCTACTGAAGAAGGTTTCCTTTCCTTAGTTTCCCATCAATTCCAAACCACGCCTCAACTAGCCACCGTTGGCTCTTGCTGCCTTGTTTGCGTCATCTCCGATGGCACTCTCTACGTTGCCAATGCTGGCGACTCACGTGCCGTCCTCGGACAATTCTTCAAGTCAACTCCTGCTGTGGGGGATGTTCACGCCACTCAGCTCTCTGCTGAGCACAATGCCTCCATTGAGTCTGTGCGACGGGAACTCCACGCCCTGCATCCCGACCATCCTGATATCGTGCTTCTTAAACATAACGTTTGGAGAGTCAAAGGAATCATTCAG GTTTCAAGATCCATAGGGGATGTGTATCTGAAACGGTCCGAGTTCAACAGGGAGCCACTGTATGCAAAATTCAGACTGAGGGCACCCTTCAGCAGGCCGTTGCTGAGTGCAGAGCCGTCGATCACGGTGCATACACTGCAGCCCCATGACCAGTTTATAATATGTGCCTCCGATGGACTATGGGAACATATGAGCAACCAAGAAGCTGTAGAGATAGTCCATACTCATCCGCGTAAC GGGATAGCAAAGAGGCTGGTGAAAATGGCGCTTAAAGAAGCGGCGAAGAAGAGAGAGATGAGGTACTCAGACCTCAAAAAGATAGACAGGGGGGTACGAAGGCATTTCCACGATGACATAACAGTCATAGTTGTCTTCTTCGACACAAGCCTAGTTGTGAGCAGAGCGAGAGGGCCGGCGGTGTCAGTGAGAGGAGCGGGAGTGAACCTTCCTCACAACAGCTTGGCGCCTTGCACCACCGCTGGCGCCTCCTGA
- the LOC106306233 gene encoding uncharacterized protein LOC106306233 — translation MMSDFQRSLAVRLSRRGERSNQSNKEEGGGGALFSPSRLHSDYGIKTIWKAGFLRLLLVGGILWMLLIILALLFHVWSCQSSLSFFSAICNKEGRLYVVLDTIGFVPKPQHRCPIPVAYDPDKVLLPTSITPDSIVTNLTYITEDDDLSSNSPFPLFGGNISWSQRQESFILKPQMKVHCGFMPGGGAEMSSLDKHYVQKCKFVVATGIFDAYDQPHQPSNISKRSKNLFCFLMVVDELSLDFLRSNATVRQDSQGGDWVGIWRLILLKTPPYDEPRRNGKVPKILTHRLFPQARYSIWIDAKMELIVDPLLILERYLWRGKHTFAIAQHKHHRNIYEEADACKRRKRYARPLVDLQMKIYRYEGLEPWSIKKSTVSDVPEGAVIIREHTAMNNLFSCLWFNEVHLLTPRDQLSFGYVVDRLKGAFKVFMFQNCEYNSLFELHPHIREHSSKIEWVKSLKELKGKGESMKESRGGFGLWTPYPGDLDSVELPKVVRTSKAG, via the exons ATGATGAGTGATTTTCAGAGATCACTTGCGGTGCGGTTGAGCCGCCGAGGAGAAAGGAGTAATCAATCTAATAAAG AGGAGGGTGGAGGTGGTGCGTTGTTCTCTCCCAGTAGACTCCACTCTGATTACGGAATAAAAACAATATGGAAGGCAGGGTTCCTTCGTCTGCTTCTAGTTGGAGGCATTCTGTGGATGCTTCTCATTATTCTTGCCCTCCTCTTTCATGTTTGGTCTTGTCAATCTTCCCTTTCCTTCTTCTCTG CCATTTGCAACAAAGAAGGCAGACTCTATGTCGTCTTAGACACCATTGGCTTTGTACCTAAACCCCAGCACC GATGCCCCATTCCGGTAGCCTATGACCCTGATAAGGTGCTCCTTCCCACTTCTATAACCCCTGATTCTATTGTCACCAACCTGACCTACATTACAGAGGATGATGATCTTTCCTCCAACTCTCCCTTTCCTCTCTTTGGTGGCAACATTAGCTGGTCTCAACGTCAAGAAAGCTTTATACTCAAACCCCAGATGAAG GTCCATTGCGGGTTCATGCCAGGTGGTGGCGCTGAAATGTCGTCTCTGGACAAACACTACGTTCAGAAATGTAAATTTGTGGTTGCCACTGGGATTTTCGATGCTTATGATCAACCCCACCAGCCCTCTAACATTAGTAAGCGTTCCAAGAACCTCTTCTGTTTCCTTATGGTGGTTGACGAGCTCTCTCTCGATTTCCTGAGGTCTAACGCTACTGTGAGGCAAGATTCCCAAGGAGGCGATTGGGTTGGCATTTGGCGTCTTATTCTACTGAAAACTCCTCCTTATGATGAACCTCGGAGGAACGGTAAAGTCCCCAAAATCTTAACTCACAGGTTGTTCCCTCAAGCTCGCTACAGCATTTGGATTGATGCCAAAATGGAGCTTATCGTTGATCCCTTGCTTATTTTAGAAAG GTATTTGTGGCGTGGGAAGCATACCTTTGCCATTGCTCAACACAAACATCACCGAAACATATACGAGGAAGCTGATGCGTGCAAGAGGAGAAAGCGATATGCCCGACCTCTGGTTGATCTTCAGATGAAAATATATCGGTACGAGGGCTTAGAACCATGGAGCATCAAGAAGAGCACTGTTAGTG ATGTTCCAGAGGGAGCGGTGATAATAAGAGAACACACTGCAATGAACAATCTGTTCAGCTGCCTGTGGTTCAACGAGGTACACCTGTTAACACCGAGGGACCAGCTTAGCTTTGGGTACGTAGTGGACAGACTAAAAGGAGCCTTCAAGGTGTTCATGTTTCAGAACTGTGAATACAACTCTCTGTTTGAACTGCACCCTCACATCAGAGAACATTCCTCAAAGATAGAGTGGGTCAAGAGTCTAAAGGAACTGAAAGGGAAAGGAGAGAGTATGAAGGAGAGCAGAGGAGGCTTTGGGCTGTGGACTCCATACCCTGGGGATCTGGATTCCGTTGAGCTGCCAAAGGTAGTAAGAACTTCTAAAGCTGGTTGA
- the LOC106301466 gene encoding L-ascorbate oxidase homolog — MGWWLKYCGLWTIMTIIVSLVQAEDPYRFFDWRVTYGNIYPLGIPQRGILINGQFPGPEIYSVTNDNLIINVHNDLDEPFLLSWNGVQLRKNSYQDGVYGTTCPIPPGKNYTYVIQVKDQIGSFFYFPSLAFHKAAGAFGGLRVLSRPRIPVPFPEPAGDFTFLIGDWYSHHDHKNLKALLDRGHRLPLPDKVLINGNGVNFSSSLTVDKGKTYRFRISNVGLQHSLNFKIVDHQMKLVEVEGTHTIQSMYSSLDIHVGQSYSVLVTMDQPEKDYSIVVATRFAAKKILVGSTLHYSNSRQSLSSASLSAMGPADELDWSIKQARSIRTNLTASGPRPNPQGSYHYGLINISRTLVLESSAALVKRKQRYAINGVSFVHSDTPLKLADYFNIRGVFKMGSIHDQPRRGEGGGIRLDTAVMGANHRAFIEIVFQNREKIVQNYHLDGYSFWVVGMDRGTWSHASRREYNLMDAVSRSTTQVYPESWTAVYVALDNVGMWNLRSEFWARQYLGQQLYLRVYSSVHSLRDEYLVPKNALLCGRASNMQRPIITP; from the exons GGAATTCTTATAAACGGACAATTTCCTGGACCGGAGATTTACTCAGTCACCAATGACAATCTGATCATCAATGTTCACAACGATCTCGACGAGCCCTTTCTCTTGTCTTG GAACGGTGTACAGCTGAGGAAGAACTCATACCAAGATGGAGTGTATGGGACTACTTGTCCAATCCCACCGGGCAAGAACTATACTTATGTCATCCAAGTGAAAGACCAGATCGGTAGTTTCTTCTACTTCCCTTCCCTCGCCTTTCACAAAGCCGCTGGTGCTTTTGGTGGCCTCCGTGTCCTCAGCCGCCCTCGCATCCCCGTCCCTTTCCCTGAACCCGCCGGAGATTTCACCTTCCTCATCGGCGATTGGTACTCTCACCATGACCACAAG AATTTGAAGGCACTTTTGGATAGAGGTCACAGGCTACCCTTGCCTGATAAGGTTTTGATCAATGGGAATGGTGTCAACTTTTCTTCTTCTCTCACCGTTGACAAAG GTAAAACGTACAGATTCAGAATATCGAATGTTGGGCTTCAACACTCGCTAAATTTCAAAATAGTAGACCATCAGATGAAGCTCGTTGAGGTTGAGGGAACCCACACGATCCAGTCCATGTATTCCTCACTCGACATTCACGTTGGTCAGTCTTACTCTGTCCTGGTCACCATGGACCAGCCTGAGAAAGACTATTCCATCGTAGTTGCCACTAGATTTGCCGCCAAGAAGATCCTGGTCGGATCTACTCTTCACTACTCCAACTCCAGACAAAGCCTCTCTTCTGCTTCTCTCTCTGCTATGGGGCCTGCCGATGAACTAGACTGGTCTATCAAACAAGCTCGATCCATTAGGACCAACCTGACAGCGTCCGGGCCAAGGCCCAACCCTCAGGGCTCGTACCATTATGGACTAATCAATATCTCTAGGACTTTAGTACTAGAAAGCTCAGCAGCCCTCGTGAAGAGGAAGCAACGCTATGCCATAAACGGCGTGTCGTTTGTGCATTCGGACACTCCGCTGAAGCTGGCGGATTACTTTAACATCAGAGGTGTTTTCAAAATGGGAAGCATCCATGACCAGCCGAGAAGAGGAGAAGGAGGGGGGATAAGGCTGGACACGGCAGTGATGGGAGCAAACCACAGGGCGTTTATTGAGATTGTCTTTCAAAACCGCGAGAAGATCGTTCAGAATTACCACCTAGATGGATACAGCTTCTGGGTTGTTGG AATGGATAGAGGAACATGGTCACATGCGAGCAGACGAGAGTATAACCTCATGGATGCTGTTTCTCGCTCAACTACTCAG GTGTATCCAGAATCATGGACAGCCGTATATGTGGCATTGGATAATGTGGGGATGTGGAATCTAAGGAGCGAGTTCTGGGCGAGACAATACTTAGGTCAACAGTTGTATCTACGAGTTTACTCTTCGGTTCACTCTCTCAGAGATGAATATCTTGTGCCCAAGAATGCTTTATTGTGTGGTCGAGCCTCCAACATGCAGAGACCCATCATCACTCCGTAG